One Citricoccus sp. K5 DNA window includes the following coding sequences:
- a CDS encoding ABC transporter ATP-binding protein, with amino-acid sequence MTSPASAPAIHAENLRKSYRGRTAVDGISLSVQPGEVMGVLGANGAGKTTTVEMIAGLRTPESGTVRVLGLDPRHDRGAVRQVLGVQLQQSYLHGALTVAELVDLYRSFYPDPVPAKDLIDRVGLTAQRRTRFEKLSGGQQQRVSIALALAGRPRVVILDELTTGLDPRARRRLWSLVEQMREDGVTVLLVSHAMDEVEHLCDRLVVLDAGRVIARGTPGEITSATGTPSLEDAFLALTGRDLDADDDSPAEKSTTEAEAH; translated from the coding sequence ATGACCTCTCCAGCATCAGCACCGGCCATCCACGCCGAGAATCTGCGCAAGTCCTATCGCGGCAGGACCGCGGTGGACGGCATCTCCCTGTCCGTCCAGCCCGGTGAGGTGATGGGCGTCCTCGGGGCCAACGGCGCCGGCAAGACCACCACCGTGGAGATGATCGCCGGGCTGCGCACGCCGGAGAGCGGCACCGTCCGGGTCCTCGGCCTCGACCCCCGGCACGATCGCGGAGCGGTGCGCCAGGTCCTCGGCGTCCAGTTGCAGCAGTCCTACCTGCACGGGGCGTTGACCGTGGCGGAGCTCGTGGACCTGTACCGCAGCTTCTACCCCGACCCGGTCCCTGCCAAGGATCTCATCGACCGCGTGGGACTCACCGCCCAGCGCCGGACCCGATTCGAGAAGCTCTCCGGGGGCCAGCAGCAGCGGGTGTCCATCGCACTCGCTCTGGCGGGCCGACCGCGCGTCGTGATCCTGGACGAGTTGACCACGGGACTGGACCCGCGGGCACGCCGCCGGCTGTGGTCGCTGGTCGAGCAGATGCGCGAGGACGGCGTGACGGTGTTGCTCGTCAGCCACGCCATGGACGAGGTGGAGCACCTGTGTGACCGGCTCGTCGTGCTCGACGCCGGACGCGTCATCGCCCGCGGCACCCCCGGCGAGATCACCTCCGCCACCGGGACCCCTTCACTGGAAGACGCCTTCCTGGCCCTGACCGGGCGGGATCTCGACGCGGACGACGACAGTCCAGCGGAGAAGTCCACCACGGAAGCCGAGGCCCACTGA
- a CDS encoding GTP-binding protein codes for MISQDNARPSAGVPVLAVVGTRPDARLEYATELARTLDRQLVTSFQLRAAEEPVAEASRLTARVETPAGAVVEIPDRVSTADLASELSSTASATRLDGVICVVDASHGVQDLFREDYLVPRSGHPSTATARSLVSITHVEYASLIVLVNWEDVATDELRTLLALLHHLSPLARVRLLEDMADMEDTLPDLPANPGYDAQLDRAGWAQLVAHGFETFIHDDRVTALHYDCARPFHPVRMHELVHELMSPERFGTVVRSAGYCRVASSANVTGHWNHVGKVMALSPVSLDDELELLLDPWADTDPLTVGQNLAFIGLDLDREGLISALDRAVLTDEEFLAGPSAWAEQVKRLR; via the coding sequence ATGATCTCGCAGGACAACGCACGGCCTTCGGCCGGTGTGCCGGTGCTCGCCGTGGTCGGCACCCGCCCGGACGCGCGGCTGGAGTACGCGACCGAGCTGGCCCGGACCCTGGACCGGCAGCTGGTGACCTCGTTTCAGCTGAGGGCGGCCGAGGAGCCCGTGGCCGAGGCCAGTCGTCTGACGGCCCGGGTGGAGACACCGGCCGGTGCCGTGGTGGAGATCCCCGACCGGGTGTCCACGGCAGACCTCGCCTCTGAGCTGTCCTCGACCGCATCCGCCACGCGGCTGGACGGCGTGATCTGCGTGGTGGACGCATCTCACGGCGTGCAGGACCTGTTCCGCGAGGACTACCTGGTCCCCCGGAGCGGTCACCCCTCCACCGCCACGGCCCGATCCCTCGTGTCCATCACGCACGTGGAGTACGCCTCCCTGATCGTCCTGGTCAACTGGGAGGACGTCGCCACGGACGAGCTCCGGACCCTGCTGGCGCTGCTCCACCATCTCAGTCCGCTGGCACGGGTACGCCTGCTGGAGGACATGGCAGACATGGAGGACACCCTGCCGGATCTGCCTGCGAACCCCGGATATGACGCCCAGCTGGACCGCGCTGGTTGGGCGCAGCTGGTGGCCCACGGATTCGAGACCTTCATCCACGATGACCGGGTGACAGCCCTCCACTACGACTGCGCCCGGCCGTTCCATCCCGTGCGGATGCACGAATTGGTCCACGAGCTGATGTCCCCGGAGCGGTTCGGTACCGTGGTCCGCTCCGCCGGCTACTGCAGGGTGGCCAGCAGCGCCAACGTCACCGGGCATTGGAACCACGTGGGCAAGGTGATGGCGCTCAGCCCGGTCAGCCTCGACGACGAGCTTGAGCTGTTGCTGGACCCCTGGGCGGACACGGACCCGCTGACCGTCGGCCAGAACCTGGCCTTCATCGGCCTGGACCTGGACCGCGAGGGGCTGATCAGCGCTCTCGACCGGGCCGTGCTGACGGACGAGGAGTTCCTCGCAGGACCCTCCGCGTGGGCCGAACAGGTGAAACGGCTCCGGTAA
- a CDS encoding ABC transporter permease, translated as MTTATLLPPTARRPGPKSWLSLMGAEAKMVTRDTSGLIIPLGLPLLILVMSAAPASQEVIVNGRTALDLFVLPLVLTVIIATIGIINMPSFLAYYRRSGILRRLAVTPASPAMVLVAQVVVSLLQTVLGLMLALAVAFWGFGANPPVHLWAAVGIFLLALSAMYALGMMVAAIAPTPNSAVAIGLVLFFAFGALGGLFGGVQMLPDALAPLADWLPFGAAVQALGSAWAGVALDLTHLISLVTTAVIGTGVAICLFRWE; from the coding sequence ATGACGACCGCCACCCTTCTCCCACCCACGGCCCGGCGCCCCGGCCCGAAATCCTGGCTGTCCCTGATGGGGGCCGAGGCGAAGATGGTCACCCGGGACACCTCCGGGCTCATCATACCGCTGGGCCTGCCTCTGCTGATCCTCGTGATGAGCGCCGCACCAGCCTCCCAGGAGGTCATCGTCAACGGTCGCACAGCGCTGGACCTGTTCGTGCTGCCGTTGGTGCTGACCGTCATCATCGCGACCATCGGCATCATCAACATGCCCAGCTTCCTGGCCTACTACCGCCGCTCGGGCATCCTGCGCCGACTGGCCGTCACCCCGGCGTCTCCGGCCATGGTGCTGGTGGCACAGGTGGTGGTGAGCCTGCTGCAGACAGTGCTCGGACTGATGCTCGCCCTGGCGGTGGCGTTCTGGGGGTTCGGGGCGAATCCGCCCGTGCACCTGTGGGCCGCCGTCGGGATCTTCCTTCTGGCCCTGTCCGCGATGTATGCGCTGGGGATGATGGTCGCCGCTATTGCCCCGACGCCGAACTCGGCCGTGGCGATCGGCCTGGTCCTGTTCTTCGCCTTCGGCGCCCTGGGCGGGTTGTTCGGTGGAGTGCAGATGCTGCCGGACGCTCTGGCACCGCTGGCCGACTGGCTGCCGTTCGGGGCCGCGGTCCAGGCGCTGGGATCGGCCTGGGCCGGCGTCGCCCTTGACCTGACGCATCTGATCAGCCTCGTGACCACCGCGGTGATCGGCACCGGGGTGGCGATCTGCCTGTTCCGCTGGGAGTAG
- a CDS encoding FAD-dependent oxidoreductase: protein MPHKLTDVKIHTVTKPPSGPLEELRGDLCVVGAGIAGVSAALTAAGLGRRVILVDALPMLGGQCANSLIGLFCGVYGNGPEYRQLTHGLFDRMFPDLEKTGDLSYNHRHTITVNYDEHAVGRWMEREIVQSGVVPVTGASILSVDNDAGHLRSVTFATRYGLLKVEADAFIDASGDAALTWEAGLECRVPERTIWGSQQVRVEGLVPSAAPEPQDLAQSVYDHAEEYGLIRRDGLAFFFPGRDTAVLNMTHIESPLEAVGAAEAQLRGKDQADRVIRFLRDHHPAAFGQASVRFYGLPGRRQTRWIAGEHQLTEHEVRSGFRFEDSIARTSWPIELHDQPEGYVWEQFDGDHVHYVPLGSITPRGAVNLLAAGRCVDGDAAALSSIRVMGPCAAMGEAAAHALDLADGGPVAEIDRAQLRERIRANIGPDEAGDGAGPAGAPASDRHEEKDEDKESLHAAH, encoded by the coding sequence ATGCCCCACAAACTGACCGACGTGAAGATCCACACCGTCACGAAACCACCGAGCGGACCGCTGGAGGAGCTGCGCGGCGACCTGTGCGTCGTCGGCGCCGGCATCGCCGGCGTCTCCGCCGCCCTGACCGCGGCGGGTCTGGGCCGGCGGGTGATCCTCGTGGACGCCCTGCCCATGCTGGGCGGGCAGTGCGCGAACTCCCTGATCGGACTGTTCTGCGGCGTCTACGGCAACGGGCCGGAGTACCGACAGCTCACGCACGGCCTCTTCGACCGGATGTTCCCCGACCTGGAGAAGACCGGCGATCTCTCCTACAACCACCGCCACACCATCACGGTGAACTATGACGAGCACGCCGTGGGCCGCTGGATGGAACGCGAGATCGTCCAGTCGGGAGTGGTTCCCGTGACCGGAGCCTCCATCCTCTCGGTGGACAACGACGCCGGCCACCTGCGGTCAGTGACGTTCGCGACTCGCTACGGACTGCTGAAGGTCGAGGCGGACGCCTTCATCGACGCCTCCGGCGACGCGGCGCTGACCTGGGAGGCCGGCCTCGAATGCCGGGTTCCGGAACGGACCATCTGGGGATCGCAGCAGGTGCGCGTCGAGGGGCTCGTCCCCTCGGCTGCGCCGGAACCCCAGGATCTGGCCCAGAGCGTGTACGATCACGCCGAGGAGTACGGGCTGATCCGTCGGGACGGGCTGGCCTTCTTCTTCCCCGGCCGGGACACGGCGGTGCTGAACATGACCCATATCGAATCTCCTCTCGAGGCTGTGGGGGCCGCTGAGGCCCAACTGCGCGGCAAGGACCAGGCGGATCGCGTCATCCGATTCCTCCGGGACCATCATCCGGCGGCCTTCGGCCAGGCGTCGGTCCGCTTCTATGGCCTTCCGGGACGGCGCCAGACCCGATGGATCGCCGGTGAGCACCAGCTCACCGAACACGAGGTCCGCTCAGGGTTCCGGTTCGAGGATTCAATCGCCCGGACCTCCTGGCCCATCGAACTGCATGACCAGCCCGAGGGGTACGTCTGGGAGCAATTCGACGGCGATCACGTGCACTATGTGCCCCTGGGCAGCATCACCCCCCGAGGCGCCGTCAACCTGCTGGCTGCCGGACGGTGCGTGGACGGCGACGCCGCCGCCCTCTCCAGCATCCGTGTGATGGGGCCCTGCGCAGCCATGGGTGAGGCCGCGGCTCACGCGCTCGACCTGGCCGACGGCGGCCCCGTGGCCGAGATCGACCGGGCCCAGTTGCGCGAACGCATCAGGGCCAATATCGGTCCGGATGAAGCCGGAGACGGTGCGGGTCCGGCCGGGGCGCCAGCCAGCGACCGTCATGAGGAGAAAGACGAAGACAAGGAGTCCCTCCATGCTGCTCACTGA
- a CDS encoding tripartite tricarboxylate transporter substrate binding protein — MAADHHATSGRPGVGMIIYGVIAALVIGTASFFSIQSATAGADLRSNLTLIAPAGAGGGWDGFTRSQQSAMRVNGIVNNAQVVNIPGAGGTIGLGRFSTMHGQADTLMATGSVMLGGIELNNSPVDLSDVRPIARLSDDFDAIVVPADSPYETIDDLVADWRKDPASFPWTGGSVGSIDHLIIAELALEAGIDPAEITYIPKTSGGEAIQTIASGTAKAATSGYNEFADQIEAGRIRALGISSPERLEGVDVPTITEQGYDVVMANWRGMLAAPGITDEQFEELEAIVTETSQTPEWRQALKDNQWTDSFMTGEEFEQFIAEDQEKIAALIEELDL; from the coding sequence ATGGCAGCTGACCACCACGCCACATCGGGTAGACCCGGCGTCGGCATGATCATCTATGGCGTGATAGCCGCCCTGGTGATCGGGACGGCGTCGTTCTTCTCGATCCAGTCGGCCACGGCCGGGGCGGACCTGCGCAGCAACCTGACCCTGATCGCGCCGGCGGGCGCCGGCGGCGGCTGGGATGGGTTCACCCGCTCCCAGCAGTCCGCGATGCGCGTCAACGGGATCGTCAACAACGCCCAGGTCGTCAACATCCCGGGCGCCGGCGGCACCATCGGGCTCGGCCGGTTCAGCACCATGCACGGGCAGGCGGACACCCTCATGGCCACCGGCTCGGTGATGCTCGGGGGGATCGAACTGAACAACTCCCCCGTGGACCTCTCGGACGTGCGCCCCATCGCCCGGCTCTCCGACGACTTCGATGCGATCGTCGTCCCGGCCGATTCGCCCTACGAGACGATCGACGACCTGGTGGCGGACTGGAGGAAAGACCCAGCCTCGTTCCCCTGGACGGGCGGTTCGGTCGGCTCCATCGATCACCTGATCATCGCCGAGCTGGCGCTGGAGGCCGGCATCGATCCAGCCGAGATCACCTACATCCCGAAGACCTCCGGCGGCGAGGCGATCCAGACCATCGCCTCCGGCACCGCGAAGGCGGCGACCTCCGGATACAACGAATTCGCGGACCAGATCGAGGCCGGCCGGATCAGGGCCCTGGGCATCTCCAGTCCCGAGCGACTCGAGGGCGTGGACGTCCCCACCATCACCGAGCAGGGGTATGACGTGGTGATGGCCAATTGGCGCGGCATGCTCGCCGCCCCGGGTATCACCGATGAGCAGTTCGAGGAGCTCGAGGCCATCGTCACGGAGACGTCCCAGACACCCGAGTGGCGTCAGGCCCTCAAGGACAACCAGTGGACCGACTCCTTCATGACCGGCGAGGAGTTCGAACAGTTCATCGCCGAGGACCAGGAGAAGATCGCCGCCCTGATCGAGGAGTTGGACCTGTGA
- a CDS encoding tripartite tricarboxylate transporter TctB family protein, whose product MGDAGSPTARSWWHGRSGLFLAAFMAAFSTYLLVGILTMAVPDGADAPGPQFVPLIITVAGYILALLLAVHYIRTPEPAVTPTFTAEDDATDEERRAAEAAATVQYRTFSDWYAVGWSVAGFLAFALLLNVLGWILGAALLFWCVAHGIGSRRHVFDASLGLLLSSFIYLAFDVGLGLSLPSGLLGGVF is encoded by the coding sequence GTGGGCGACGCCGGCTCCCCCACCGCCCGCAGTTGGTGGCACGGACGCAGCGGCCTCTTCCTCGCCGCCTTCATGGCGGCCTTCTCCACGTACCTCCTGGTCGGCATCCTCACCATGGCCGTCCCGGACGGTGCCGACGCCCCCGGGCCCCAGTTCGTCCCCCTGATCATCACGGTGGCCGGATATATCCTCGCCCTCCTGCTGGCCGTCCACTACATCCGCACACCCGAGCCGGCGGTCACCCCCACCTTCACCGCCGAGGACGATGCGACCGACGAGGAGCGGCGCGCGGCAGAGGCCGCCGCCACCGTGCAGTACCGGACATTCTCGGACTGGTATGCCGTGGGCTGGAGCGTCGCCGGGTTCCTGGCCTTCGCACTGCTGCTGAACGTGCTCGGCTGGATCCTCGGCGCGGCGCTGCTCTTCTGGTGCGTGGCCCACGGGATCGGCAGCCGCCGCCACGTCTTCGACGCCAGTCTGGGCCTGCTGCTGAGCAGTTTCATCTACCTGGCCTTCGACGTGGGACTGGGCCTGTCCCTGCCCTCCGGCCTGCTGGGAGGGGTGTTCTGA
- a CDS encoding aconitase X catalytic domain-containing protein: MLLTDDDRAMRDGRDGDAVAAAMDLLVRYGEGLGAERLCSVRNVAGTSTQPTPAKEKIAAEGGWNKAYAVINLDCDDEIEIPKMRVPTCQLQHGFSADALNVTPYNPHLVELQADAEAFASDRGINILATCTPYQVGNLPVRGEHIAWMESSAVVYANSVIGAKSNCEGTASTGAAGLTGRIPYWGNHLDENRHGSHLIRADVAIDSFLDWGLFGYFAGHVVQEERPVLTGELALPTQGDLKHLGAALATTGGVEIFHLPGVTPEAPSVEAAFGPDKIPEPVAYTASDRRQMYELLNNQGDTEDVDFVLLGCPHASLDQLGEIAALLDGRTLHPGTELWIMTPRALRAVADRNGYTEVIQRAGGRLLTDSCPAMSRTAPKGTRVFATDSAKQAHYLPAILGIEAWFGTTADCVQAAITGTWKGELS; encoded by the coding sequence ATGCTGCTCACTGATGATGACCGGGCCATGCGGGACGGGCGGGACGGTGACGCCGTAGCGGCGGCCATGGACCTGCTGGTCCGCTACGGGGAGGGGCTGGGGGCCGAGAGACTGTGCAGTGTCCGCAATGTGGCCGGAACCTCCACTCAGCCCACCCCTGCGAAGGAGAAGATCGCCGCCGAGGGCGGCTGGAACAAGGCGTACGCCGTCATCAATCTTGACTGCGATGACGAGATCGAGATCCCCAAGATGCGGGTCCCCACGTGCCAATTGCAGCACGGATTCAGTGCCGATGCCCTCAATGTCACCCCCTACAACCCCCACCTGGTGGAGCTGCAGGCCGACGCCGAGGCCTTCGCGAGTGACCGGGGCATCAACATCCTGGCCACATGCACGCCCTACCAGGTGGGCAACCTGCCCGTGCGGGGAGAGCACATCGCCTGGATGGAGTCCTCAGCGGTGGTCTACGCGAACTCGGTCATCGGGGCCAAGTCCAATTGCGAGGGCACCGCGTCGACGGGAGCGGCCGGCCTGACCGGCCGCATCCCCTATTGGGGCAACCACCTGGATGAGAACCGTCACGGATCCCACCTCATCCGGGCGGACGTGGCCATCGACTCCTTCCTGGACTGGGGACTGTTCGGGTACTTCGCGGGGCACGTGGTCCAGGAGGAGCGGCCCGTCCTGACGGGGGAGCTGGCCCTTCCCACCCAGGGCGACCTGAAGCACCTCGGGGCTGCCCTGGCGACCACCGGGGGTGTGGAGATCTTCCACCTGCCGGGCGTCACGCCGGAGGCACCCTCGGTGGAGGCCGCCTTCGGCCCGGATAAGATCCCGGAACCCGTGGCGTACACCGCGTCGGATCGACGCCAGATGTACGAACTGCTCAACAACCAGGGGGACACCGAGGACGTCGACTTCGTGTTGCTGGGCTGTCCCCATGCCTCCCTGGACCAGCTGGGCGAGATCGCAGCGCTGCTGGACGGGCGGACACTGCATCCCGGGACGGAACTCTGGATCATGACGCCGCGGGCCTTGCGGGCCGTGGCTGACCGCAACGGCTACACGGAGGTCATCCAGCGTGCCGGAGGGCGCCTCCTGACGGACTCCTGTCCGGCCATGTCCCGGACAGCGCCGAAGGGCACACGGGTCTTCGCCACCGACAGTGCCAAGCAGGCCCACTATCTGCCCGCCATCCTCGGGATCGAAGCCTGGTTCGGCACCACAGCGGACTGCGTGCAGGCCGCGATCACCGGGACTTGGAAAGGAGAGCTGTCATGA
- a CDS encoding zinc-binding dehydrogenase — protein MKATFMYGAGDVRVETVPDPSILEPTDAVIRTVRSCVCGSDLHPYHSMDASVQGSPMGHEVMGVVEEIGAAVISLHPGDLVISSFTYQDNTCEFCREGFHVSCLHGGFFGGQGIGLQSEFVRVPLADGTLVAVRGTDGSAVDETGNGSGELLASLLSLSDVYLTGYHAATMGRVGPGQTVTVIGDGAVGLSAVLASRQLGADRIILMGRHASRTDLGREFGATDVVAERGEEGIALVRDLTEGHGSHVVLEAVGHRPAYEQAVGVVRAGGTISRVGVPQYREAPIGGSLFLNNITLTGGTAPVRRYLESATAQVVAGEINPGRVFDVTMPLTQAPAAYAAMDSREALKVMLVP, from the coding sequence ATGAAAGCGACCTTCATGTACGGCGCCGGAGACGTCCGCGTCGAGACTGTCCCGGATCCTTCAATACTCGAGCCCACGGACGCTGTCATCCGCACGGTGCGCTCCTGCGTGTGCGGCTCGGACCTGCATCCCTATCACTCGATGGATGCCTCGGTGCAGGGCAGCCCCATGGGTCACGAGGTCATGGGCGTGGTGGAGGAGATCGGCGCGGCCGTGATCTCGCTGCATCCGGGCGACCTGGTGATCTCCTCCTTCACCTACCAGGACAACACCTGCGAGTTCTGCCGTGAGGGATTCCACGTCTCCTGCCTGCATGGCGGGTTCTTCGGTGGCCAGGGGATCGGCCTGCAGTCCGAGTTCGTCCGCGTCCCGCTAGCTGACGGCACCCTGGTGGCGGTCCGGGGCACCGACGGTTCTGCCGTCGATGAGACGGGCAACGGCTCTGGGGAGCTGCTCGCGAGCCTGCTGAGTCTCTCGGACGTCTACCTGACCGGATACCACGCCGCGACGATGGGCCGGGTAGGCCCCGGGCAGACTGTGACCGTGATCGGTGACGGTGCCGTGGGGCTCTCCGCCGTCCTGGCGTCCCGTCAGCTCGGCGCGGACCGGATCATCCTCATGGGCCGGCACGCTTCGCGCACGGACCTCGGCCGCGAGTTCGGTGCCACGGACGTCGTGGCCGAACGCGGTGAGGAGGGGATCGCGTTGGTGCGGGACCTGACGGAGGGCCACGGTTCCCACGTGGTGCTCGAGGCCGTGGGCCATCGTCCAGCCTACGAGCAGGCAGTCGGGGTGGTGCGCGCCGGCGGGACGATCTCCCGCGTGGGCGTCCCCCAGTACCGGGAGGCCCCGATCGGCGGCAGCCTGTTCTTGAACAACATCACGCTGACCGGAGGCACGGCCCCGGTGCGCCGCTACCTTGAGTCAGCCACGGCACAGGTCGTCGCCGGGGAGATCAACCCCGGGCGGGTCTTCGACGTCACCATGCCGCTCACGCAGGCACCGGCCGCCTACGCCGCCATGGACAGCCGCGAGGCACTCAAGGTGATGCTGGTCCCCTGA
- a CDS encoding aconitase X swivel domain-containing protein — MSMPSTDARAEAPGTVLRGRGIVPGIVRAEALVSPETISGWGGIDPAQGTIIERRHALFGVCFTGKVLVFPGAKGSSGWSGFFQSTRLLGTAPAAMVFTTVTTKAVLGAVVTRVPTVSEFDRDPVQIIRSGDIVEVDGDLGTVSIVG, encoded by the coding sequence ATGAGCATGCCGTCCACAGATGCCCGTGCCGAGGCCCCGGGAACAGTGCTGAGGGGAAGGGGAATCGTTCCCGGAATCGTCCGGGCCGAGGCCCTCGTCTCCCCGGAGACCATCTCGGGGTGGGGCGGCATCGACCCGGCCCAGGGCACCATCATCGAACGGCGCCACGCCTTGTTCGGGGTGTGCTTCACGGGCAAGGTCCTCGTCTTCCCCGGGGCCAAGGGATCGTCTGGCTGGTCGGGCTTCTTCCAGAGCACACGGTTGCTGGGAACGGCCCCGGCGGCAATGGTGTTCACCACGGTGACCACCAAGGCCGTGCTCGGCGCCGTGGTGACCCGTGTACCCACCGTGAGCGAGTTCGACCGTGACCCAGTCCAGATCATCCGCTCCGGCGACATCGTGGAGGTCGATGGCGACTTGGGAACTGTCAGCATCGTGGGGTAG
- a CDS encoding tripartite tricarboxylate transporter permease has translation MESIMNLMDGFGSALSPMNLLWVVVGCLLGTAVGVLPGLGSSMAVALLLPMTFALDPTGAFIMFAGVYFGGLFGDSTMAILMNTPGQASAIASTFEGHRMAKAGRAPQALATAAIGAFIGGMIGSIVVVFLAPALADFSANFGPQEFFALALFAFVATSSVVADSILKGLCSLIIGLGIAVVGIDQTSGAERFSFGVPQLFDGISLVTVTVAILALGEVFHIASRVRRDPTNRVIQAKGRPFLSGREFREALPAWLRGTGIGLPFGVIPAGGADVPTFVAYGLERQLDRRRRKPQFGKGAIRGLAAPEAAGNATTGTAMGALLSLGLPISATAAIMLAAFEQYGLQPGPLMFDRSPDLVWALLASFFIAMVVLLVLNLPFAPLWAKLLAIPRPYLYAGITVFCGMGVYATSGSTFDLLMLLGIGLLGFALRRFGVPLAPLMIGMVLGPLFETSMRDALASSNQSYGVFVDGPIPVAIYALLALALVISIVGRVRAKARKDT, from the coding sequence ATGGAATCCATCATGAATCTCATGGACGGCTTCGGCTCGGCGCTCTCTCCCATGAACCTCCTGTGGGTCGTCGTCGGCTGCCTGCTCGGCACCGCGGTCGGCGTACTGCCGGGGTTAGGCTCCTCCATGGCCGTGGCACTGCTGTTGCCCATGACCTTCGCCCTGGACCCCACGGGCGCCTTCATCATGTTCGCCGGCGTCTACTTCGGTGGACTCTTCGGCGATTCCACCATGGCCATCCTCATGAACACCCCGGGCCAGGCCTCGGCCATCGCCTCCACGTTCGAGGGGCATCGCATGGCGAAGGCCGGACGGGCGCCCCAGGCCCTGGCCACCGCCGCCATCGGCGCGTTCATCGGCGGCATGATCGGCTCCATCGTGGTGGTCTTCCTGGCCCCGGCACTGGCGGACTTCTCGGCCAACTTCGGGCCCCAGGAGTTCTTCGCCCTGGCCCTGTTCGCCTTCGTGGCCACGTCCTCCGTGGTGGCCGACTCGATCCTGAAGGGCCTGTGCTCGCTGATCATCGGACTGGGCATCGCCGTGGTCGGCATCGACCAGACCTCGGGGGCCGAGCGGTTCAGCTTCGGCGTTCCCCAGCTCTTCGACGGCATCTCCCTGGTGACCGTGACCGTCGCGATCCTGGCCCTCGGCGAGGTATTCCACATCGCCTCGAGGGTCCGCCGCGATCCCACCAACCGCGTCATCCAGGCCAAGGGCCGGCCGTTCCTGTCCGGGCGGGAGTTCCGCGAGGCCCTCCCAGCCTGGCTCCGAGGCACCGGCATCGGCCTGCCCTTCGGCGTCATCCCGGCCGGTGGCGCAGATGTCCCGACCTTCGTGGCCTACGGCCTGGAGCGCCAACTCGACCGCCGGCGCAGGAAACCCCAGTTCGGCAAGGGGGCCATCCGCGGGCTCGCGGCCCCGGAGGCTGCCGGCAACGCCACCACGGGGACCGCCATGGGTGCGCTGCTGTCCCTGGGCCTGCCCATCTCCGCCACCGCGGCCATCATGCTCGCCGCCTTCGAGCAGTACGGACTTCAGCCCGGACCGCTGATGTTCGACCGGTCACCCGATCTGGTCTGGGCGCTGCTGGCCAGTTTCTTCATCGCGATGGTCGTGCTGCTGGTCCTGAACCTGCCCTTCGCGCCGCTCTGGGCCAAGCTGCTGGCGATCCCCCGCCCCTACCTGTACGCCGGGATCACGGTCTTCTGCGGCATGGGGGTCTACGCGACCTCGGGCTCCACCTTCGACCTGCTGATGCTCTTGGGCATCGGCCTGCTGGGATTCGCACTGCGCCGGTTCGGTGTGCCGCTGGCCCCGCTGATGATCGGCATGGTCCTCGGCCCCCTGTTCGAGACGAGCATGCGGGACGCCCTGGCCAGCTCCAACCAGAGCTACGGGGTCTTCGTCGATGGCCCGATCCCGGTGGCCATCTATGCGCTGCTGGCCCTCGCCCTGGTGATCTCCATCGTGGGCCGGGTCCGGGCGAAGGCGCGAAAGGACACCTGA
- a CDS encoding universal stress protein, translated as MSVLVGRTGSPEGRAAVDFAVAEATRRGEDLILFDLDGGAGGSGALGPDAGPAPAGLAVTHRQPDARGRDAAGDLLDVAEELNASVIVVGIKHRSPVGKLLLGSNAQEILLGASVPVIAVKVPKGS; from the coding sequence ATGTCGGTATTGGTGGGGCGGACGGGCAGCCCGGAGGGCCGGGCGGCGGTGGACTTCGCGGTGGCTGAGGCCACTCGCCGTGGGGAGGACCTCATCCTCTTCGACCTCGACGGCGGCGCGGGCGGGTCCGGAGCCCTGGGCCCCGACGCCGGTCCGGCGCCGGCTGGTCTCGCGGTCACGCACCGTCAGCCGGACGCCCGCGGCCGGGATGCCGCCGGTGATCTGCTGGACGTGGCCGAGGAGCTGAACGCATCCGTGATCGTGGTCGGCATCAAGCACCGCAGTCCGGTGGGCAAGCTCTTGCTCGGCTCGAACGCCCAGGAGATCCTGCTGGGCGCCTCCGTCCCGGTGATCGCGGTCAAGGTCCCGAAGGGTTCCTGA